TCCGGAACGACCTGTACGCGCTCGACGCCGACGCGGCCCGCCGCGGCGGGCGCGTCGACGACCGCGTCGAGGACGCACGCCTCTGGGTGCGCACGGACGTCGACACGGGCGAGGCGGTGTTCGTCGCAGTGTACGGGTCGCACGTCCACGACGACCGTCGGTACGTCAACGTCGCCGTTCCGCTCCCCGACGCGACGCTCTCCACCGTCCTCGAACCGACCGCGCTCGCGCTCCGCGGTCGCGACGACGTCGGTATCGACTTGACGACGCGTATCGGCTTGACGACGCGAGCGCCCGACCACCCCGGTCTGTACTGGTCGACGCGGCGAGCGGACTGGCGGCTTCCGATGCACCAGCGGTTCCGCGTCTGGCCCGCCGACGCGACGCCGCGCGACGACGGCCCCACCGTCGACCGCGAACGCGCGCTCGCTGGAATCGCCGGCGACGGCGGCGACGGCGGCGAGGGGGACGCCGACGCCGACGGCGGACGCGGTGACGCGGTCGTCGCGACCCACGAGATGTGGCTGTACGGCCGTCGGTTCCTCACCGTCCGGTACGGGGCGGCCAGAGGGCGGCATTCATAGGGCTGCGCTCGCTACGGCGTCGTATGTCGAAGCCGTCCGCGGACTCGTCCGAGCTATCGGGACGCTCGCCGCTCTCCCGAGTGCGCGCCGCGAAGGCCGAGCGCGCCGACGAGCGCCTGCTCACCGGTCCGAAGCTCATCCTGTTCGGCATCCACGTCAGCCTCGTCGGCGTCGTCCTCCCCGACTTCTGGCCGCTCGTCGTCGCCGGCCTCCTGTTTAGCGTCGTCGGATTGACGCGGTGACGCCGTCGCCAACGCCAGATTGATGCGGTGACGCCGTCGCTCCACTGGCCGGCGGCGGCGACGAACGCGTGGCGTTTTGTCACTCGACTACGAACCCGCAGCTATGAACGTCGTGTCGCTGCTGCCGTCGGCGACGGAGATCCTGTACGCCGTCGGCGTCGAGCCGGTCGGGGTGTCCCACGAGTGCGACTATCCGCCCGCGGCCGCGGAGTTGCCGGCGGTGAACTACGCGAACGTGGACCCGGAGGCCGATAGCGCCGACATCAACGCGCAGGTCGCCGAGGCCGAGTCCTCGGGCGATGGCGTGTACGGCATCCGCATGGACGTCCTCGACGACCTCGACCCGGACGTGATCGTGACGCAGGGGATCTGCGACGTCTGCGCGGTCGACTCGGTGCTCGTCGAGGACGCCGTCTCGCGGATCGACGCGAACCCGGAGGTCGTGACGACGGACCCGCATCGGCTCGACGACGTCGTGGGGGACGTCGAACGGGTCGGCGCGGCCGTCGACGAGGAGGCCGCGGCCGCTCAGGTCGCCGCGGACCTCCGGGAGCGCGTGGACGCGGTCCGCGAGCGCGTCGCGACCCACCTCGACCGCACCGGCGGCGAGCGCCCGCGCGTGGCGGTGTTCGACTGGCTCGACCCCGTGATGGTCGCCGGGCACTGGATGCCGGACGTCGTCGACGCCGCCGGTGGCGCGTACGGGATGGTCGACCCCGGAGAGAACGCACGCCCACGCGAGTTCTCGGAGGTCGTCGCGTACGACCCGGAGGTCGCCATCGCCGCGCCCTGCGGGTTCGGCCTCGAGCAGACCGCGCGCGACCGCGACGCGCTCACCGGCCGCGACGGCTGGACCGACCTCGCCGCGGTCAAGGCGGGGCGGACGTGGGCGCTCGACGGCCACCACTACGCGAACCGACCCGGACCGAGAATCGTGGATACCGTCGAGCACGTCGCCGCGATGCTCCACCCCGAGGCGTTCGACGCGCCGCCGCGTGACGCGGCACGGCCGCTCGACGAGTTGCGCGCGGAGGCGTAACTGGTAGCGCGTCCGCGATCGCGGACTTACTCGGGGACGGCGCAGGTCTCCTGGTACGTCTGGCTCGCGACGGAGTCGACGGGGTCGTCGCCGCAGACCGGACAGTCCGGGTTCGCGCGGTACGGTACCTCGTCGGTCGACAGGTCCGCGGCGTCGTACGTGAACATCCGGCCCGTGAGGGTGTCGCCGATGCCGGTGAGGAGCTTGATCGCTTCCGTGGCCTGCACGCACCCGACTGTGCCCGGGAGGACGCCGAGGACGCCCGTCGTCGCGCAGTCCGGGACCGTCCCCGGCTCGGGCGGTTCGGGGAACAGGCACCGATAGCACGGGCCGCCGCCGGCCGGAATCGTCGTCGCCTGTCCCTCGAACCGGTAGATCGCGCCGTGACAGAGCGGGGTGTCCGCGAGCACGCACGCGTCGTTCAGGAGGTACCGCGTCGCGAAGTTGTCTGTCGCGTCCACGACGACGTCGTACGAGTCGACGAGGTCTGAGACGGTGTCGCGCGACACGCGGGTCTCTTGGGTCTCGACTGTCACGTCGGGGTTGAGCGCCGTGACGAACTCGCGCGCGCTCTCGACCTTCGGGCGGCCCACGTCGTCGTCGCCGTGGACGACCTGCCGCTGGAGGTTCGACCGCTCGACGACGTCGTCGTCGGCGATGCCGAGTCGCCCGACGCCCGCGGCCGCGAGGTACTGGACGACCGGAGCGCCGAGGCCGCCGGCGCCCACGACGAGGACGCTCCCGTCCAGGAGCGCGGCCTGCCCGTCGGGGCCGACCTCGTCCATCACGACGTGCCGCGAGTACCGGTCGAGTTGCGTGGCGTCGAGGTTCAGGTCGGTCACGGCCGCTCTAGGGCGTCCGACGCGAAAAGTCCGACGGGTCGAAGCGGTGTTGTGGTAGGTGCGGTCGTGGCTACCGGAAGCTTTCGACTTGCTCCGGACTGGGTGTTCGGTTCCCTCGCGGACTGTCCGAGGAGCACATTTTATAAGGGTGCCATGCGTTACCACGATATATGGCGTCCGCACCCGACTCCGGTGACGACGTGTTCGACGAATTCCTCGAGAACCGCGGTCACGAGACGAAGCCGGTAGGGTGGGAGCGAGAGTACAACAAACTTCAGTGCCCGGAGTGCATGGCGCTCCACGACGACGACGCGGTGGAGTGCAGCGTCTGCGGTTGGCATCCCTGACATAGCAGGGCCAGATCCGCCGCGAACCGGTTCGTTCCGCTGCACCGAGGGGGAAACGAACGCCGATGGTGCCTCTTCCCTCTGGCGATTCCATCGGCTCTCACTGGTGGCTATGGCGCACGACTACCACGAGCGGCGGTACCATTAATACAGATTATTCCCCTACAGGAAGATGGAGTCTCAAATGCCGGAATGTCAAAACTGCGGGTCCTTCGTCACGGATGCATACGCACGGGTGTTCACACCGCGGGGCGTGGAGAACCCCCGCGTGTGCCCCGACTGCAAGGACAAGATCCGCGACGGTAGCGACGTGCGAGAGGCCCGCTCTCCGCGCAACAACTAGCATCGCCCAGGGAACTCTGCGGCGCACCGCTCGTCGACCGCTCTCCTCCTCCGCCTTCCAGGCGACGCCGAGTGACGCCTCTGGCATCCGGCGTCTCGCCGAAGGACACCTCCGGCAGCCGACGTGACGTGGTCGAGTTCCGCATCCTCCGTACCGACCCGGAGCGGCCGTACATCGCCCGAGAGCGCTCGTCCGAACCCACGGTCCTTATGAAGGTTCGGGCCCAGGATAGGTACAATGACCGATTCGGACGCGACCCTGACCCGTCTGTTCGGTGGTCCCGGCAGCGGGAAGACCACGGCCCTCCTCGACAAGGTCGAAGAGATCCTCTCGGACGACGACACGGAGATCCGCGACATCCTCGTCGTCTCCTACACGCGCGCCGCCGCCGCCGAGATCCGCGAACGGCTCGCCGAACGCCTCGACGAGAACCCCAAAGCGCTCCAGGGGAACGTCTGCACGATGCACTCGAAGGCGTACGACCTCCTGAACCTCTCCCGGGGCGACGTCGTCGGCGAGGACGACAAGGAGGAGTTCTGCGACGAGTTCGGCATCGAGTTCGAGGACGAGTACGGCGGCGCCGGCCGTCGGACCGCGCGGTCGACGACGATCGGGAACAAGATCATCGCGACCAGCCAGTGGCTGCAGCGGACGAACCGCGAGGTCGCCGACTGGTACGACGTCCCCTTCCAGTGGAACGAGGAAGAGGTCCGGCTGCCGCCGGAGATCGACGACAACGCACAGGAGGGCAACAAGTACACGCCGACGTGGCCGAGCGACGACGACCGCATCGACGTCCCCGACGCCATCCGCGGCTGGCGGTCGTACAAGGGCAAACACGACGTCATCGGGTTCGCGGACATGCTCGAGCGCGTCAAGCAGCGGTCGCTGCTCCCGAACGTCGAGTACCTCGTCATCGACGAGTTCCAGGACATCACGAAGCTCCAGCACGAGGTGTACGAGGAGTGGAAGCCGCACATGACGGGCGTGCTCATCGCTGGCGACGACGACCAGGTCGTATACGCGTGGCAGGGCGCCGACCCCGACCTCCTCTTGGAGGCGGCCCCGGACGACGACGTCATCCTCCCGAACTCCTACCGGCTGCCGTCGAACGTCCTGAACGTCGTGAACCGCGAGATCCGACACATCGAGAAGCGTCAGGACAAGGACCTGAAGCCGCGCAAGGAGGGCGGGGTCGTCGAGGCCGTGCAGCGTCCGTCGATGCTCGACCTCGTGCGGAACGTCCGTCGGACCGTCGACGAGACGATGGACGACGACGAGCCCGAGACCGTGATGCTGCTGTTCCGGGCGCGCTACCAGATGTTCCAGTTCATCGACGAGTTCATCACGGAGGGCATTCCCTTCAAGTGCCTCACGGACCAGCGGATGTGGACGGATCGACTGAACGACTACGTGATGGCGGTCGAGGCGGTCGACGAGGACCGCCCCGTGAACGGCCTGCAGGCGCGCCGGCTCGCGGACATGCTCGCGGACTCGGCGTTCGGGACGAACGAGCGCGACAACCTCTTCGACACGGTCGACGAACTGGAGGAGGAGTCCGGCGTGGAGGACCTCACGGACCTCGAGATCGACGCGGACGTGATCTCCGATCACGTGCCGTTCATGCCGGGGCCGGCGTCGGCGTCGGACATGGTGCGGAAGGTGACGTCGTTCCAGAAGAAGACGATGAAGGCGTACTTCGCGAGCCCGGACTACCACGGGCTGCCGCGGGATACGGTGCGGCTGGGGACGATTCACTCGGCGAAGGGTCGCGAGGCCGACCACGTGTTCGTCGGGACGGACCTGACGGAGAAGGTCGTCGAGCAGATGGCGGCGACCGCGGACCCCGACGAGGTCCCGGGCGGGGGCGAGTTCACGAAGACGACGAGCCCGGTGCCGATGCTGACGGACAACGAGCGTCGCGTGTTCTACGTCGGGATGTCGCGCGCTCGCGAGCGCCTCGTGCTCCTGGAGAACCTCGTGGACGGGGCGCCGACGCTCCCCATCGACGTGCTCCTGAACAACGAACCGACGGGCGCGGACATCGAGGACCTCATCGATCAGGCGAAGGAGCCGATGGAGGCCGCGGACTAGGCGAACGATGACGAGCGATGGGGACGCCGGTGCGCTCGCGGTCGACTACGCGCC
Above is a genomic segment from Halorubellus sp. JP-L1 containing:
- a CDS encoding ABC transporter substrate-binding protein, with the translated sequence MNVVSLLPSATEILYAVGVEPVGVSHECDYPPAAAELPAVNYANVDPEADSADINAQVAEAESSGDGVYGIRMDVLDDLDPDVIVTQGICDVCAVDSVLVEDAVSRIDANPEVVTTDPHRLDDVVGDVERVGAAVDEEAAAAQVAADLRERVDAVRERVATHLDRTGGERPRVAVFDWLDPVMVAGHWMPDVVDAAGGAYGMVDPGENARPREFSEVVAYDPEVAIAAPCGFGLEQTARDRDALTGRDGWTDLAAVKAGRTWALDGHHYANRPGPRIVDTVEHVAAMLHPEAFDAPPRDAARPLDELRAEA
- a CDS encoding molybdopterin-synthase adenylyltransferase MoeB, with the protein product MTDLNLDATQLDRYSRHVVMDEVGPDGQAALLDGSVLVVGAGGLGAPVVQYLAAAGVGRLGIADDDVVERSNLQRQVVHGDDDVGRPKVESAREFVTALNPDVTVETQETRVSRDTVSDLVDSYDVVVDATDNFATRYLLNDACVLADTPLCHGAIYRFEGQATTIPAGGGPCYRCLFPEPPEPGTVPDCATTGVLGVLPGTVGCVQATEAIKLLTGIGDTLTGRMFTYDAADLSTDEVPYRANPDCPVCGDDPVDSVASQTYQETCAVPE
- a CDS encoding HVO_0416 family zinc finger protein, translating into MASAPDSGDDVFDEFLENRGHETKPVGWEREYNKLQCPECMALHDDDAVECSVCGWHP
- a CDS encoding UvrD-helicase domain-containing protein, yielding MTDSDATLTRLFGGPGSGKTTALLDKVEEILSDDDTEIRDILVVSYTRAAAAEIRERLAERLDENPKALQGNVCTMHSKAYDLLNLSRGDVVGEDDKEEFCDEFGIEFEDEYGGAGRRTARSTTIGNKIIATSQWLQRTNREVADWYDVPFQWNEEEVRLPPEIDDNAQEGNKYTPTWPSDDDRIDVPDAIRGWRSYKGKHDVIGFADMLERVKQRSLLPNVEYLVIDEFQDITKLQHEVYEEWKPHMTGVLIAGDDDQVVYAWQGADPDLLLEAAPDDDVILPNSYRLPSNVLNVVNREIRHIEKRQDKDLKPRKEGGVVEAVQRPSMLDLVRNVRRTVDETMDDDEPETVMLLFRARYQMFQFIDEFITEGIPFKCLTDQRMWTDRLNDYVMAVEAVDEDRPVNGLQARRLADMLADSAFGTNERDNLFDTVDELEEESGVEDLTDLEIDADVISDHVPFMPGPASASDMVRKVTSFQKKTMKAYFASPDYHGLPRDTVRLGTIHSAKGREADHVFVGTDLTEKVVEQMAATADPDEVPGGGEFTKTTSPVPMLTDNERRVFYVGMSRARERLVLLENLVDGAPTLPIDVLLNNEPTGADIEDLIDQAKEPMEAAD